The Endozoicomonas montiporae CL-33 genome contains a region encoding:
- the tssJ gene encoding type VI secretion system lipoprotein TssJ has protein sequence MMERKKAVFVLIMVAILLFGCSSKQPPRTTLTLNIEAGYDINTTSPGQAAPLQTRLYELGSKTLFEQADFLDLYLKDASTLQDSLNRDRVEPRGSTPPTTPSVRVRTGRFG, from the coding sequence ATGATGGAACGTAAAAAAGCCGTCTTTGTGCTAATCATGGTGGCCATACTTCTGTTCGGCTGCAGTTCAAAACAACCACCCCGAACGACACTGACCCTGAACATCGAGGCAGGCTACGACATCAATACAACCAGCCCCGGTCAGGCGGCTCCGCTGCAAACGCGCCTGTATGAACTCGGCAGTAAAACATTATTTGAACAGGCAGACTTTCTTGACCTCTACCTGAAAGACGCCAGTACTCTGCAAGACAGCCTGAATCGGGATAGGGTGGAGCCTCGCGGCTCCACTCCTCCCACAACACCCAGCGTACGGGTCCGTACTGGGCGTTTCGGTTAG